GCGGAGAAGAGCTCGAGAACTTTTAAGGCTTGTTGGTTTAGCGGATAGGGAAAATCATAAACCGCCCCGCTTAAGTGCTGGAGAACAGCAGAGAGTAGCCATCGCAAGGGCTTTGGCAAACAACCCATCCATTGTTTTGGCAGACGAGCCCACTGGAAACTTGGACGCTAAAACAAAATATGAAATAGTTAGGCTTTTAGGCAAATTGAACCTCGAGCAGGGAACAACCATCGTAATGGTCACGCATGACGGTGCCATAGCTTCGCACGCGCGAAGAATACTCTTTCTCAGCGATGGAAAACTTCTTGCAAAAGAAAAAATGGGTTTGTTGGCTAAGGAAAAACTTGTGTGCCCCGCCTGCGGCAGAGAGGTTCAAGAAGACCATACCTTCTGTCCCTATTGCGGTAAAAAACTGTAAAGAGAGGTGAAAAAGTGGAAAGTGTTCAAAAGGCAGGTTTTAAAGAGTTTTCATGGGCTCTTTTGGTGGTAGCAATTGCAGTGAGTTTAGTGGCTGGAGGAATAACGGGATATCTGATAAGCAGTTCGCCAATGTTAGAAAAGATCAAAACACTGGAGGATGAGCTGTCAACTTTAAACCAGCGGGTGACGAATCTGCAAAATGCGCAAGTCATTGTAAATACGTACATTCTCGGAGGTAACGTTTCTCTTGCAGATTTATACGAGAAGGTTAAGGACTCCGTTGTCATAGTTCGCGGGGTAATAGTGCAATACGACATTTTCCACCGACCATACTATACACAAGTGCAAGGTTCAGGCTTCATTTACAACTGTTCAGAGCAAATGGTGGTGGTCACAAACTACCATGTAGTTGCAGGCACGATCAACTTAACGGTAACGTTCTTCGATGGAAATGGTTATGCGGCAGCGGTTCTCGGTTCAGATCCATATGCTGACTTAGCTGTGCTCACGGTTGTTAACGCCCCGTTACACGAGTTTAAGCCCCTTGAGGTTGTTAGTTCTTCAACGCTTAAAGTTGGCGATGTTGTTGTGGCTGTTGGCAATCCATATGGTTTAGCGGGGTCGATAAGCATAGGCATAGTGAGCGCGCTTGGCAGAACAATAACCGAGGAGCAGACGGGCAGTTATCCTATAGCCAATGTTATCCAAACAACGGCTCCATTAAACCCGGGAAACTCTGGCGGGCCCCTCTTAAACTTGAAAGGGCAAGTAGTGGGCATAACAACAGCCATCGTAAGCGGTTCTCAAGGATTAGGCTTTGCAATACCATCAAACACTATTCTTCGGGAAATCGCCGATCTCGTAACCATGGGCTATTATGATAAGCATCCTTGGCTCGGCGCCTCAGGCGTGGATATGACTTATGAGATAGCACGGGCCATGGGTGTCAACATAACATACGGATGGTTGATAACCCAAGTTGTAAGTGGAGGACCAGCTGCAAACGCCGGATTAAGAGGCGGAACAAAACGGGTTCTAATAGCTGGACAATACATAACAATCGGCGGCGACATAATAATAGCCATAAACGGAACAAAAATAATAGGAATAGACACACTTTCAACTTACCTTGAAGAAAACACCCTCCCAGGACAAACAGTAAACGTGACAATAATGAGAGAAAACCAAATAATAGATGTTGCTATAATACTAGGAGCCCGGCCGTAATCATATCGTCTTAAACTTAGAAATGGACCAGCCGAAGATTCTTGTTCCTAAACTCACCTTTCGCGCTCGTCTGTTAATAACGTCTAAAAGAATATTTGAAATTTGTGTGAGTTTCTTAGCATTGTCGAATAAAAAGAGGGGGCTGGTGCAAGGCGTGGGATTCTGGATTTACATT
This sequence is a window from Candidatus Bathyarchaeia archaeon. Protein-coding genes within it:
- a CDS encoding trypsin-like peptidase domain-containing protein — encoded protein: MESVQKAGFKEFSWALLVVAIAVSLVAGGITGYLISSSPMLEKIKTLEDELSTLNQRVTNLQNAQVIVNTYILGGNVSLADLYEKVKDSVVIVRGVIVQYDIFHRPYYTQVQGSGFIYNCSEQMVVVTNYHVVAGTINLTVTFFDGNGYAAAVLGSDPYADLAVLTVVNAPLHEFKPLEVVSSSTLKVGDVVVAVGNPYGLAGSISIGIVSALGRTITEEQTGSYPIANVIQTTAPLNPGNSGGPLLNLKGQVVGITTAIVSGSQGLGFAIPSNTILREIADLVTMGYYDKHPWLGASGVDMTYEIARAMGVNITYGWLITQVVSGGPAANAGLRGGTKRVLIAGQYITIGGDIIIAINGTKIIGIDTLSTYLEENTLPGQTVNVTIMRENQIIDVAIILGARP
- a CDS encoding ATP-binding cassette domain-containing protein; protein product: MSEFVLETEKLEKIYMLGGRSIRALSDVSLKVKRGDFVSIMGPSGSGKTTLLNILGCLDRPTSGRVILDSVDVTAVPEKELYKVRRYKVGFVFQTFNLIPYLSALENVELPMEGTGKSKEEMRRRARELLRLVGLADRENHKPPRLSAGEQQRVAIARALANNPSIVLADEPTGNLDAKTKYEIVRLLGKLNLEQGTTIVMVTHDGAIASHARRILFLSDGKLLAKEKMGLLAKEKLVCPACGREVQEDHTFCPYCGKKL